Proteins from one Acanthopagrus latus isolate v.2019 chromosome 18, fAcaLat1.1, whole genome shotgun sequence genomic window:
- the irf2 gene encoding interferon regulatory factor 2: MPVERMRMRPWLEEQINSCQIPGLKWVNKEKRIFQIPWMHAARHGWDLEKDAPLFMRWAIHTGKFQLGVDRPDPKTWKANFRCAMNSLPDIEEVKDKSIKKGTNAFRVYKMLSTSERSLKKGKKKTDKEGRTKGTKEEASPSPDGTPLDAHVGPVDYTKQEMTKQEVIKQEPVEFTVMDHASAIHSSVEDHVITSEQLPFVCQTIEVTTENEEQTVSSSHSYPLQISPVSSCCGSDTDSDIEDAKEGVTEVWRRNYSTSVLRVPTCSLPGMATFVTANKPNFRVTSTRDPAPLISYHTDGWMPAYSQNSIVSTATSHTHEMRASVIMKTSDVTSS, translated from the exons ATGCCAGTAGAGCGAATGAGGATGCGTCCGTGGCTGGAGGAACAGATCAACTCATGCCAAATACCAGGTCTCAAATGGGTTAACAAA GAAAAGAGGATCTTCCAGATCCCGTGGATGCATGCTGCACGCCATGGCTGGGACCTGGAGAAAGATGCTCCGCTCTTCATGAGATGGGCCATACATACTG gTAAATTCCAGCTAGGCGTAGACCGTCCAGACCCAAAGACATGGAAGGCAAACTTCCGCTGTGCCATGAACAGCCTGCCAGACATCGAGGAGGTGAAGGACAAAAGCATCAAAAAGGGAACGAATGCCTTCAGAGTTTACAAGATGCTCTCCACCTCAGAGAGAAGCCTGAAGAAAG GAAAGAAGAAGACGGACAAGGAGGGGAGGACCAAGGGAACTAAAGAG GAAGCTTCTCCATCTCCAGACGGGACTCCTCTAGATGCTCATGTTGGACCTGTTGActacacaaaacaggaaatgaccaaacaggaagtgatcaaGCAGGAACCAGTAGAGTTTACAGTAATGGACCATGCCTCAG CCATTCATAGTTCAGTAGAAGACCATGTGATCACCAGTGAGCAGCTGCCATTCGTCTGTCAGACGATCGAGGTGACCACTGAGAACGAAGAGCAGACTGTGAGCTCCTCCCACTCGTACCCGCTCCAAATCTCGCCCGTGTCTTCATGCTGTG GCAGCGACACAGACAGTGATATAGAAGACGCCAAAGAG GGTGTCACTGAAGTCTGGAGGCGGAACTACAGCACGTCAGTTCTCAGGGTTCCCACATGTTCTCTCCCCGGCATGGCCACCTTCGTCACCGCGAACAAGCCCAATTTCAGGGTGACCAGCACGCGGGACCCGGCGCCCCTCATCAGCTACCACACTGACGGCTGGATGCCGGCCTACAGCCAGAACTCTATTGTGTCCACGGCCACCAGCCACACCCACGAGATGCGCGCAAGTGTCATTATGAAAACCTCTGATGTCACTTcgtcctga